One stretch of Streptomyces hygroscopicus DNA includes these proteins:
- a CDS encoding prenyltransferase, with protein sequence MNGFNSGEALLGDLATGQLTRLCQVARLSEADTAAYTGVLMESLGASAGRPLALPPPSRTFLSDDHSPVEFSLAFLPGQAPDLRVLVEPGYSRGDDLTENGRAGLQAIHAMADRWGFSTDQLDRLEDLFFPHSPEGPLALWCALELRPGGVPGVKVYLNPSANGADRAAETVREALARLGHRQAFDSLPRADGFPFLALDLGDWDAPRVKVYLKHPGLSPTEAGSLPRMSPAPGRERLEEFFRTAGDLPAAEDLSADEDAGRLTGRPALTCHSFTETATGLPSGYTLHVPVRDYVRHDGEARERAVAVLRSHDMDSTALDRALAAVSPRPLDDGVGLIAYLALVHERGRPQRVTVYVSSEAYRTRPPRETVPTRDRVRARL encoded by the coding sequence ATGAACGGTTTCAATTCGGGTGAGGCGCTGCTCGGCGACCTCGCCACGGGCCAGCTCACCCGGCTGTGCCAGGTGGCGCGGCTCAGCGAGGCCGATACGGCCGCCTATACAGGGGTACTGATGGAGAGTCTGGGCGCCTCGGCCGGACGGCCGTTGGCGCTGCCACCCCCGTCACGGACCTTTCTGTCCGACGACCACAGCCCCGTGGAGTTCTCCCTGGCCTTTCTGCCGGGCCAGGCTCCGGACCTGCGGGTCCTGGTGGAACCGGGGTACTCCCGGGGCGACGACCTCACGGAGAACGGCCGGGCCGGTCTGCAGGCGATCCACGCCATGGCGGACCGCTGGGGGTTCTCGACCGACCAGCTCGACCGGCTCGAGGACCTGTTCTTCCCCCACTCCCCCGAGGGCCCGCTGGCCCTGTGGTGCGCCCTGGAGCTCCGCCCCGGCGGCGTCCCCGGGGTCAAGGTCTACCTCAACCCCTCGGCGAACGGCGCCGACCGGGCCGCCGAGACCGTACGCGAGGCGCTGGCCAGGCTGGGCCATCGGCAGGCGTTCGACTCGCTGCCCCGGGCGGACGGCTTCCCGTTCTTGGCCCTGGACCTCGGCGACTGGGACGCCCCGCGGGTGAAGGTCTACCTCAAGCACCCCGGTCTGTCCCCCACCGAGGCGGGCTCCCTCCCCCGGATGTCGCCCGCACCGGGCCGGGAGCGGCTGGAGGAGTTCTTCCGCACCGCGGGGGACCTCCCCGCCGCCGAGGACCTCAGCGCCGATGAGGACGCCGGCCGGCTCACCGGGCGCCCCGCCCTCACCTGCCACTCCTTCACGGAGACGGCGACCGGGCTGCCCAGCGGATACACCCTCCACGTGCCCGTCCGCGACTACGTCCGGCACGACGGCGAGGCGCGGGAACGGGCGGTCGCCGTGCTGCGCAGCCATGACATGGACAGTACAGCGCTCGACCGGGCGCTGGCCGCCGTGAGCCCGCGCCCCCTCGACGACGGGGTGGGCCTGATCGCCTACCTGGCGCTGGTCCATGAGCGCGGCCGGCCGCAGCGGGTGACCGTCTACGTCTCCTCCGAGGCGTACCGGACCCGGCCGCCCCGCGAGACGGTCCCCACCCGCGACCGGGTGCGGGCACGGCTGTGA
- a CDS encoding ATP-binding protein, whose translation MGSRPVSDDDVYLNEAVQIAAKILVVGHFAVGKTTFIGTMSEIPPLRTEERMTQAGAHVDDLMGTRGKTTTTVAMDFGRLTLSERLVLYLFGTPGQERFVQVWEDMTRGALGALILVDPERIKESFPVIDLVEHYGLPYAISVNHFDGTPARPDAELREALDLLPETPIVTCDARDEKSSANALMALVRYLQERTR comes from the coding sequence ATGGGCTCCAGGCCCGTTTCGGATGACGATGTCTATCTGAACGAAGCGGTGCAGATCGCGGCCAAGATCCTCGTCGTGGGGCATTTCGCGGTCGGAAAGACGACGTTCATCGGCACCATGTCCGAGATTCCTCCGCTGCGCACCGAGGAGCGGATGACTCAGGCCGGAGCCCACGTCGATGACCTCATGGGCACCCGGGGCAAGACCACGACCACCGTGGCCATGGACTTCGGACGTCTCACGCTGAGCGAGAGACTCGTCCTGTATCTCTTCGGCACACCCGGACAGGAGCGCTTCGTCCAGGTGTGGGAGGACATGACCCGAGGCGCTCTCGGGGCACTGATCCTGGTCGATCCCGAACGCATCAAGGAATCCTTCCCGGTGATCGACCTGGTGGAGCACTACGGACTTCCCTATGCGATTTCCGTCAATCACTTCGACGGCACGCCGGCCCGCCCCGACGCAGAATTGCGCGAGGCGCTCGATCTGCTGCCCGAGACCCCCATCGTCACCTGTGACGCACGTGACGAGAAGTCATCGGCCAATGCCCTGATGGCGCTTGTCCGTTACCTACAGGAACGTACCCGCTAG
- a CDS encoding cytochrome P450 — translation MNTQSDFSAVPPPGCPAHGSGKRVPLYGTEFAADPGAYYAYMRSYGPAAPVELSPGVEATLITDYSAALQLLQNPDTFRKDSRRWRDYNEGKVTRENPVVPLLEYRPNCMFTDGAEHMRLRQAVTDSLARVDTHRLSRHVERVADYLMDQFISRGSADLLNDYAKLLPLFVFNELFGCPAEIGDRVIFGISGIFDGINAEKANEVLGQSVSELVALKRRQPGEDVTSWLMQHHAQLTDEEMVHQLVLLLGSGAEPERNLIANALLLLLSDERYAGAGLLVEDALDDVLWNSPPMSNYAPHYPVSDVDFAGTRLRAGDLVMVSIAAANSDPALSASRQQLSKRAHLAWSAGPHACPAKDTAQLIGVVAIEKLLNQLPDIELAVPESSLTWRPGPFNRGLTALPARFTPIRTDKQPVAQQQIPTGDHRGHAQNKHEKGGLWSSFLSWWRA, via the coding sequence ATGAACACGCAATCGGATTTTTCGGCGGTACCGCCACCCGGCTGCCCCGCCCATGGCAGTGGCAAGCGGGTGCCGCTGTACGGGACGGAGTTCGCCGCCGATCCGGGTGCCTATTACGCGTATATGCGCTCGTACGGCCCGGCCGCACCGGTCGAGCTCTCCCCGGGTGTCGAGGCCACGCTGATCACGGACTACTCGGCGGCGCTTCAGCTGCTGCAGAACCCCGACACCTTCCGGAAGGACTCGCGCCGCTGGCGCGATTACAACGAGGGCAAGGTCACCCGGGAGAATCCGGTCGTCCCGTTGCTCGAATACCGGCCGAACTGCATGTTCACCGATGGCGCCGAGCATATGCGGCTGCGTCAGGCGGTGACCGACAGCCTGGCCCGGGTCGATACGCATCGACTGAGCCGCCATGTCGAGCGCGTCGCGGACTACCTGATGGACCAGTTCATCTCCCGCGGCTCGGCCGATCTGCTCAATGACTATGCCAAACTGCTGCCGCTGTTTGTTTTCAATGAGCTCTTCGGATGCCCGGCGGAAATCGGCGACCGGGTCATCTTCGGCATTTCCGGGATCTTCGACGGAATCAATGCGGAGAAGGCGAACGAGGTCCTCGGCCAGAGCGTCAGCGAACTCGTCGCACTCAAGCGCAGGCAGCCCGGGGAAGATGTCACCTCCTGGCTTATGCAGCACCATGCCCAGCTGACCGATGAGGAAATGGTTCACCAGCTGGTGCTGCTGCTGGGCTCCGGCGCCGAGCCCGAGCGGAATCTCATCGCCAACGCGCTGCTCCTGCTGCTCTCCGACGAGCGGTACGCGGGTGCTGGGCTGCTGGTCGAGGACGCCCTCGACGATGTGCTCTGGAACAGCCCGCCGATGTCCAACTACGCCCCCCATTACCCGGTTTCCGACGTGGACTTCGCCGGAACCCGGCTGCGGGCGGGCGATCTGGTGATGGTCTCCATCGCGGCGGCGAACAGCGACCCCGCGCTGTCCGCCTCCCGTCAGCAGCTCAGCAAGCGGGCGCACCTCGCCTGGAGCGCGGGTCCGCACGCCTGCCCGGCCAAGGACACCGCTCAGCTCATCGGTGTGGTGGCCATCGAAAAACTGCTCAACCAGCTGCCCGACATTGAACTCGCGGTGCCCGAGTCGAGTCTGACTTGGCGCCCCGGTCCGTTCAACCGCGGATTGACCGCACTGCCTGCCCGATTCACTCCGATACGTACTGACAAACAGCCCGTTGCACAGCAACAGATCCCGACGGGCGACCATCGCGGCCACGCCCAGAATAAGCACGAGAAGGGCGGCTTGTGGAGTTCGTTCCTCTCGTGGTGGAGAGCGTGA
- a CDS encoding histidine kinase: protein MTQYLQDPALWALIAGTPLAATAIIRGRKARANLRQEKAELEKRAADLDNNYAEAVQEAHNRAEEATKSALKSAMRTLQGLANEQQLAISKTQDKYGEHQLLQDLLEIDHMNSQFGRRAQSIAVLCDGWLGRQRAVASVYDVVRSAKGRIRHYTRVEIRSQSNFALVSRAVEPVALALAELLDNATSYSAPDSPIDITIRTVPKGVCVIIDDAGVGMNEEEKNRADKLLSATHATGVTGLGNPPQFGFAVIGVLAARYGFTVSVDSASPYGGVRAVVLLPEDLLTNMPEPEEQPTTHFPAEAEQPQPSGSAMSGSTVSGSTVSGATAGGLPKRRRKGSISIVPRADSTSAPARTSEESASIMGAFQRGTQSGRSANPNREGHDPQ, encoded by the coding sequence ATGACGCAATATCTACAGGATCCAGCACTCTGGGCCCTGATCGCTGGCACGCCTCTCGCCGCAACCGCCATTATTCGCGGGCGAAAGGCGCGGGCGAATCTGCGCCAGGAGAAGGCGGAGCTCGAGAAACGCGCGGCCGACCTCGACAACAATTACGCCGAGGCGGTCCAGGAGGCTCACAACCGCGCCGAGGAGGCCACCAAGAGCGCGCTGAAGTCCGCTATGCGTACGCTTCAGGGCCTCGCCAACGAGCAGCAGTTGGCCATCTCCAAGACACAGGACAAATACGGCGAGCATCAGCTTCTCCAGGACCTCCTGGAGATCGACCACATGAACTCGCAGTTCGGTCGGCGCGCGCAGTCCATCGCGGTGCTGTGTGACGGCTGGCTGGGCCGTCAGCGCGCCGTCGCGTCGGTGTACGACGTGGTCCGCAGCGCGAAGGGCCGCATCCGGCACTACACCCGGGTGGAAATCCGCTCACAGAGCAACTTCGCCCTGGTCAGCCGGGCCGTGGAACCGGTCGCGCTGGCGCTGGCCGAGCTTTTGGACAACGCGACCAGTTACTCCGCGCCCGACTCGCCGATCGACATCACCATCCGCACCGTCCCCAAGGGCGTCTGCGTCATCATCGACGACGCCGGTGTCGGTATGAACGAGGAGGAGAAGAACCGGGCGGACAAGCTGCTCTCGGCCACGCACGCCACCGGTGTAACGGGACTCGGCAATCCGCCGCAGTTCGGTTTCGCGGTGATCGGTGTGCTCGCCGCGCGCTACGGCTTCACGGTGTCCGTCGATTCGGCCTCTCCCTACGGTGGTGTACGCGCGGTCGTGCTTCTCCCCGAGGACCTTCTGACCAATATGCCCGAGCCGGAAGAGCAGCCGACGACCCACTTTCCCGCCGAGGCCGAGCAGCCGCAGCCGAGCGGTTCCGCCATGTCCGGTTCCACCGTCAGCGGTTCGACCGTGAGCGGTGCCACCGCCGGAGGCCTGCCCAAACGTCGCCGTAAGGGCTCGATTTCCATCGTCCCCAGAGCGGACTCCACCAGTGCCCCGGCCCGGACGAGCGAGGAATCCGCATCGATCATGGGCGCGTTCCAGCGCGGCACGCAGTCCGGACGCTCAGCAAACCCGAACAGGGAAGGGCATGATCCTCAGTGA